A region of the Fulvia fulva chromosome 7, complete sequence genome:
ACATGGGCCTTTGGTGCCCTTTGGTGCGCCTGCCCGATGTTCAAGACATCCGACTCTGTTGAGTGGTGGAGAACTGTCTTCCATGTCTCCTGTTTGGGCTCTGTTGCCGTACCATTCTTTGATGGGGTGAGGATATAGAGCTGGGTGTCTCTTTCATGTTTGGTCTTGTTCTCTTTCTCCTTCGTCATTACTCACATTTCCACATTGTGTCTGTCTTTGTGCTAAAACAATCTTCGAAGCAGGTCGCTCGTTTTGCCTGGCTTCAATTACCTGCCACTAATAACCTTGCAACTCCCTGTAACTTCCCGTTGGCATAGACCATATACTTTCGTTTGGGAGCAAGCTTCAAACCAACATGCATTTCACAACAACAGCTATTGCTGCGGCTGGCCTCGCAGCCCACCAGGTCATCGCTACAGGCGGGTATGGCGGCGGATGGGGTGGCTCTGGCCACTATTCGACTCCAGACAACACCAACAACGAGTGTACATCGGAGCAGTCAACTGGATACAACTGGTCTGGCCTCAAGGATGGCTCTTTCGACAGCTACGGCAGCAACAAGTTCTCGGGCTGGTCCTGCACAAACTCTTTCGGCAAGCGTGATCTCTTGACCAAGCGTTCCTTCCAATCCAAGTGTATTTCAGCGGACCTCGACAAGGAGCCAGTGATCTCCTGTGACGATGACAAGACCATGTCTCTTGACAAATTCGAGGTCTCCTCCGACCAGGATGCCGACATTGAATGCCACTACACCATGCCTGACGAGTCGATCTGTAAGGAAGTCCACTCTTGCAGCGCCCGCGGTACTGTCATCCAGAATAGCCAGTGTGGTGGTGCCAAGAGTGTTACTTTCAAGCCTGCTGGTGACTCCAAGGGGAAGGGTTGCAACATTGGTGTTCACAGCGTTGGCTTCAACTGCGGTTCGGCATCAAGCACTCCACCTTCATACTCTTCGACTGCGCCTCCATCATACTCTACTTCCAGCTCTGTCGAGTCAGTAGACACCACATCAGTGCCCACCGCACCAGCATATGAGTCGTCCAGCGTGGAGACTTCTTCAGCTACAACATCATCAGCAATTGAATGCGGCTATGGATCGACTCAATCAGTCCCTGCCTACGGGTCCAGCACAGTCTGCGTCGCGATCACGTCCAGCTCTAGCACTGAGGAGGCGCCGGTAACGACATCCAGCACGGACTCGGCTCCCGCCTACACTGCACCAGCTTATGGCTCTTCTTCCTCTTCCACGGAAGGATCGCCAGTCACTACCACTTCGGTCCCAACCTACAGCACAGGCACTGTCCCCAGCAACAATGGTACATACAGCGCACCAAGCGCACCCGGCTATGGCTCCAGCTCCGAGGTCTCCACAGTAACCACAGCTCCATCATACTCTGCGCCAGCCAGTGTGACGAGCGCTGTGCCTACGTATGAAGGTCCAAAGCCCGAATCGCCAAACCTTCTGCCAAAGTGCTTGAACACTTGGATGTACCTCACTACTTGCAAGGACAACTCTGATTACAGCTGCTTCTGCAAGAACGCAGAGTTTGTCAAGCAGGTATATCAGTGTGTCAGCTCCTGGTCCACCACGGATGATGATACAACGTCTGGCGCATCCTATTTCATGGGAATCTGTGCTCCCTACATCCCCGAGAACCCGGCAGTCATAACCGCGTGCCCATCCACCGTCACTCCAGCTGCCACCTTCTCCTACGCTCCCATCAGCTCCATCGAAGGCTCTCCCGTCGAGTCATCAGCTCCAGCATCCTCACCCAAGACCGTCACGCTCTACAGCACCCAAATCAACACTGTCACCTCTTGCGGCCCTGAAGTAACAAACTGCCCAGCAGCCACCCAAACATCCTCCTACGCCATCGCCACAACCATCTCCACACCCGAAGCACCCCTCACCACAGCACCCGCCTCCAGCAGCACGGAAGGCTCCCCTGTCAACTCCTCACCAGCCGTCACCCCAGCAGCCAGCATCCCGTGCACCACCATTACATACTCCACCGAGTACCCAGTCCCCGTCACCTACACCACAGGCGAAAACCAAGGCAACACCATCCCCTCTTCATCCACGACCTCCACCATCATCACGACCGTTACTGTCCCCCAGGTCCAGATGACGACGTACACAGTCACCCAAGGCAGCTCGACCCAAGAGCAGCCGGGTCTCGGCTACGGCACGCCTGTCGCACCCGTCACCTCCGCACCGGGCTACACGTCTGCTCCTACTGCGCCTGCCGCAGCGCCGTACCCGACTACTTCGGCGCCGGGACCGGTGGGGCCTgttggtggtggtggtgctTCGTCGGGGTTTGGGACGACGTATGTCCCTGCTCCTTCGAACAGTATTACTCCGTATGAGGGCGCTGGGGGAAAGGTTTCCATCAGTGGTGTGGCCTTTATGGTTGTTGTTTGTGCGCTTTTCTTTTGATTTGTTTGTTCGTTGGTATCTGAGCAATTTGAGCATGGCGATGCGGGGGGGGGGGGGTAATGATGAACATGGAGAGTGTGTATAGAGATACCAGACTCAGGGCTTAAACAGGGTTCGACGAGTGGGGATCGGCGGCGTTGTGGCATCTGATTGTATTGTCTTTGAGGTTGGGTAATGATACCGAAGGTTGTTCATAGCGAAAAAGACATCGTTTTTTCATCATATCTTGATCCTCCATATCGCTCCACTGCCATGTGCCTATCTGTCTCATAATCTCATCACACTGTCGATGTCGATCTCTAAGGAATCTCCTTAATCGTCCCCCTCCCCTTCACAAGATCCGCCGCCCTTTCCGCCACCATAACAACCGGCGCACACGGATGACACGCCACCGGCATCGGGAACACACTCGCATCCACCACTCTCAATCCCTCCACCCCATGAACCTTCAACTCCGCATCCACCACGGCCGTCTCATCCTCTACATTTCCCATCTTGTTCGTACACATGGGATGATAAATCGTCTCGCCATGATCCCTCACAGTCTCTAGTAACTCGTTATCACTCATTTTCTCGACATTCTTAGGACAGTACCATGATCCGAACGCTTGCTTAAACGGTGCCGAAGCCGCGACGTCGCGGGCGAGTTTCATGCCGTACGTCATCATGTCGCGGTCGTGTTGGGTAGCGAGGTAGTTTGCGTCGATGATGGGCGCGTCGAAGGGGGAAGAGGACGCGAGAGTGATGCTCCCGCGCGATTCGGGGCGGAGCATGATAGGGCCGATGGAGAAGTAGTCCTTGGTAGCCGGGGCGAGAGTCTTGCCGTGGTTGATGTAGGCGAGTGCGCCGACGAGGAGCTCGAGATCGGGGGCGTTGGGGTGGGAGGAGAGGTCGTTGTGTTGCAGGGAGGGGGGGCAGTCGGGTCGTTGGGCGACGTTGAGGAAGCAGCCtgcttcgcctacgttggTTGTCATGGGGCCTGTGCCGTGGCGGAGCCATTCGATCAGGGGTGGGATGCCTTTGACCGTGTCGACGAGGTATTGGAGGGATTTTTCGCGGGATTCGAAGACCATGATGCCGCAGAGGTGGTCGGCGAGGTTGGTGCCGACGCCGAGGAGGTCTTTGATGAGGGGGATGTTGTGTTGTTTGAGTTCTGCTGCTGGGCCGATTCCAGAGAGCTTGAGAATCTGGGGAGACTGGACTGCTCCGGCGGACAAGATGACCTCTTTCCTAGCCTTGACAACGTATCGAATTGGGCTGGCCTTGGAAGATCCCATTTCGATTCCAACAGCGCGAGGCTTCGCACCGGACTTGTCAAAGACGATCTTCGTCACGATCTGTCCAGTAGCAATGCTCAAGTTCGATCGGCTGGCAACGTCCTTCGTCAGATAGGCCACCGCCGTGCTCGACCGCTGACCCTTCGAATCAATGAACGTCTGGAACTGCGAAGCTCCCAACATCCCCTTCCTCGAGTTGAAGTCGGCAATCTTAGGAATCCCCACCGCCTCACACGCATCCAGAAAGACACCGCAAAGCGGCGCCATAATACAATACCCAGTCTGCCAAGGTCCACTGCGACCATGATCGACCAAATCCTCAGCACTCAGCTTCGACCTCGGACTTTGCTGGAAACCCTCCGCCTTCCTCGAATACTCCTCAACATTATACCATCCCCAGCCCTTGTTCCCAAGCCTCTCCCACTCATCATAGTCTTCAGCAGCTCCCTTGTTATAGATCATAGCATTGATAGCGCTACACCCACCAAGCATCTTGCCTCTCGGCCAGAACAGTTGACGATCATTGCAGCCCGTGTCTTTTTTGGTGTAGAAAGCCCAGTCGGCTGCTGTACTGAACAGACGCCCGAAACCTGCTGGGATGCGGGAGAAGATCTGCTTCAAGTCGGAGTGGCCTGCTTCGATGACGAGGACGGTGGTGTTGGGGTCTTCTGTCAGGCGGTTGGCGAGTACGCATCCAGCGGTTCCGCCACCAATGATGATGTAGTCGTATCGTCGAGTGGTTTTGAGGTCTTCGGCGGTGGCTGAGTCTTTGTTTGGGCGAGGCGTGGCGAGGAGGGGCGTGTTGGGTTCGCCGGGGATGACACTGGACACCCATCAGCTTGTGTTCGTGTGCAGTATTGAAGTAGTGCAGGACTCACTTTGGAAACAACAAATGCGACACCTCCCTCAGCACCTTCCCCAAAACCCAAAGCACAAAAGCACCACCCGCAACGCCAATTGCAAGCTGTCGGTACGTAGCATGCTCAAGGCCATGCCTCATGCTGCCATAGAGCGACATGTTCGACATCTTTTGCCAGTCTTTCCTCAGTCCTGAGTCCAGAAGGAAGAAAAGTTGCAAGGGTTTTGATCAATACAACAATATTGCAGCTGCACAACCTTGCCGGAGCTGGCCCACCCCCGTCCCACTATTCTAACGCGCATGTGCTTCACCTCTCCCCCTCTCCACGCCGAGGCCCACTTGTGGAGGCGCCAACACCCCTCTTCAGCTGCACAGTGCACTATGGCAGAACGCCAAAATGAGGGCTGACGAGACATTGTTTGGGCCAGAACACGACTTCACGCCGCCTTCGTCTTATTACACGTTACTCGTCGCTGACAGTAAAAGGTATTAGCTGATGTTGTGATCTTTTGTTACGCGTTCCAGGCCCGTGTAAGCTGCGTAATCCGATGCAGACCAGTCTGTATCATGCGGCGGCAGGATCGAATCGGGCATCGAGCGACCAGTGGGTTGTCACACTTCATTCATGCATGAGAGCATTGCAGCGCTGTGGTACTGTCGGGAGACTGCTTGGAGTCGCAGTGCTGGGTTTCTACGAGAGTCGTCAGCTGAGCACATGCACCTCAAGGAAGTGACGGCCGGGTGCAAGAATATTTCATCCATCTACATACAGATGTATCGTAGGGCTACTGCGGCCACAGCGTCCTTGTTGTAAAGGCTAGTTACATCGTCATCTCATCCACCAGATTCGTCGAGTGATCAGGCCGATCAACTCACGTACCAAACTGATCGTTGCAAGCATCCACGTCACATCTCCATTGCCACGAACGCACCGTGTAATCTTCCCCATGGACGACTCTACATCCGAGTGGTTCGGTGAAAAGGTCTTGTGGTTTCCCTGTGCAATTGTCCCCATCCCACAGGACCACGTCGCAAGTGCTTCGTTTCGTAACATACCTCCCGTACAGGCCATCATTGTGGCAGGGAGACATGTAATTAGAATCCTTAGGTCCGAGGACTGGCACCTGTTCATCAAACACAGCCGCAGGTCCTTTACACTCGTTACCGTAGTAGAACTCAATCCTAGCTTCGCAGGTGTCGGCACGCTTCTCTAGAGCGGCTTTATCCTTTGCAGTCAAACCTTCAACATAGTTCAACGAAGACTGGGCTTGTGGCTCCGGTGGCTCGTCGACTGGAAACGGCAAGGTCCCCTCAGTCTTGTTGACACCGCCAGAAGTAGCCCTCGTCGTAATGCCGCTGATATAGAGCTTGTATTGATATTCCCGGCTGGCAATTGCTGCAATGTCTGTGCAGGTTCCGTCGAAGCCAAAATAGCCTTTAGGGTTGCCGCCGCATTGGTGTCGCGGATATTGCTCGATCCCGTAGTTTATGCCCTTGATGTCGCAGTCGATGAAATGACCAGAATTGAATAGGCAGTTTTCGTTGCCTGCCTCATAATTGACGCTTCCAACCTGACTTGTGCATTTGTCGTCCGAATAGAAGGTACAGTAGTTGCCGTGGACAGTCGCCAAATTTGCAGCGAGGAGCAAAGCTGTTGCTAGGAAGCCGGCCATGTCGAAGTAATCGTTGGGGTGAGCGGAACAGTATAGGAAAGTGTTGAAAGTCATATAAGCCGCTCTGAACTCAGCTCAGGGCGGCGTCGCATTTTACAACGATTACGAGCCCGAATTTCGCGCTTTGTTGGCTGCGGGGGAATTAGCAGCAGGGAGTGCCCTGGCCGAGTGCCCTGTCAGGCTGACAGGATGATCCGAGAACTCCGAGTTCGACCTACTAGCGAGAGAACAATCCTTCTATATCGAAGCATTTGCATACGTTGCAATCGTTAGGACTTCTTCGCTTCTCCGAACTAAAGAAGTAGGGGGAGTGTTGGAAGTCATATAAACCACTCTGAACTCAGCTCAGGGCTGCGTCGCCTTTTGCAACAGAAAGTATGCGATGTTCGTCGGGTAATAGCAAAGAGTCTGTGGAAGAGTCTGTTGTGAAGGAGACAGTGTCTGATCGAGCACTTGACCTGGGAAGCAATAAGGCGATTATATAGCTTTTCAACCCTTACCTCTCTGCAGCCATCAGCGTGCCTCTGCGTCACCTTGAAGGGTCATAAGCCATAGCATCGGCGCTAGTCCAGCTCAACACATCTTCGACCGGCGGTAACAACGAGGAGTAACAATAGACGGCGTTAGTGTCTGCTTGCTCCTTCAAGGTCAGATCCTAGACACGTTGATTGAGGATTCGCGGTGGTCAGGCCAATCGCTCCACGACCTGATCGTTTGATGCATGCCTTGACGCATCCCAAGTGCAAAATGACGCTCACGAAGCGGCTCTAGGACACCAGCGGCTTGCTTGTCATCGGGTCTCAGGCGCTTCTGGACAGTAGTGTCCAACGAAAACTGCCTCAAGTTCCACATTGGACGTCTCGTTCTTCATGATGTGACAAACTGCCAAGGGACGTAGTTCGTTGAGAGCCACATGTATATGTCCCTGGTGTAACGTCGTTTCGAGATTCATTAGAAGTCGATGTAGGTTGTTCGTGACCGAGCCGAGCGAAGGGAAGAGGCATGCTGTTGTTGGGTCTGGAGGAAGGAGCAAGGATCATCCCGTACCGGGCCTTCGCCGTTGGTCGGCGCCCCGCGATCACTCGGATGCAATCCATTAGGGTCACCACTTTGAGTACACGCAGAACGAACGAACCACAGTGAAGTCCATGAATCCAAGTGATGGAAAGGGTAAATCATCTCATGGCTTTCGATTCTGTCGCTTTCCCGGTCAACATCGTTCGGGTACTGACTACCCCTCGCCAGTTTCGCCGCCTATGCAAAGTCTCTAACTATCTATTACATCCATCATTCGTAGCATTTCACTGTACTGTCAACCGTGACTGGCTAAAAGTAGAAGCGCCGTTCCGTCTATCGTCCTTGTGTCCGCCCACGTCTGAAATAATCGTAACTCGTGTCTTCTTCACCAGGGGTGTAATCTGGTGTTTGGCCAGGCACGTTTCCGTACCTGACAGGTCCATAGCCTCCAAAGTCCCCACTAGGAGTGCTCTGACCGACTGGTGCCGCGAAAGCTGTTAGGCCTTCTCTGCTCTCTTGACCACGAAGATGTTGCGGCCGCGCGAAGCCAGCAGGAGATTCGCCTCTGAGGTTGGAAGGTGTCTGGTGGTATCCGCGAGGGTACTCAACACCACCCTCGCCAGTCTTAGTACGCTCAGAGTCCGCAGACTGGCTCCTGTCACGAGAGAATGGTGGCTCTTGAGAGCCACTCGCACTCCGGTCGTGACCAAAACTCATATCTGATTCGAATGTGCCAGCACGTCTTGTCAAACCGGTCATGACACTCGAGGGTGTACCAGGCCTGACCATATCTGCGGCATGTCCATACAACTCGCCGTCACCACCAGCTTCATCGCGGAATTCTGGTCTGTTCTTGTAGTGTTCGAAGTCCATGTTGTTCTCGTCAACAATCTCCCATCCTTGCGGTCCGCCAGGTAGTGTGGCTGCTGACTTGCCTGGCTTTTGGGCATTCATATCGTCCATGTACACATCACTGTAGCCGGCCAGCGTCGTCTGATCTGCATCCGCGGATGTTCGGCCTGTGTAGATGTTCTTGAGTAGATGTTGGCTCCTTGAGTGGACCATCGGTGTGATCAGTGGCTTGTACAGCACGGGATGTCCGAATCGGACAGCCATTCTATCACCCTTTCGCTTCTTCTTGCCCTCCTCGCTCACTCCAGCGCTGAACTCTGCATCGTCCATGACCTGCCCTTTCTGATAGTAGTGAATCTCATCGTCAAAGGTACGTCTGCAGTAGATTTTGAATCCGATGATGATCAAGGGCAGTGGCACCATTGCTGCAAGCAAAGGCCAGGTTATATCAACATCGCCCCCCGCGCCGTAGATCACGAGAGCCATGACGCAATTGCCGAAGAATGACAGAAACAGCATTCTGTTGAAGAACGAACGCCAGAACATGCCACCTGACTCGTACTTGGTGATGAAAACGTAAAGAAGAAGGTACTTCTTCATGAACGAGTCCATGCAGAAGTATAATGCAGTGACGACCAAGATCAGCGGCTGAATGGTGGCGAACGAAATGGCGACTGTCGAGTAGAACAGAAAGTAGTTGTAGTAGCTGGCGTAGTCGAACGGCTGAGGTGCGGACAGCTCGATCAGTCGTCGAGGTGTCGGCGAGAGGAATCGTCTTGAAAATGAGCCCCAGATCAAGGTCCATAGTTGACTGAGATCAACAGCAGCACCTAAATTGCGCTGCAACATCCACGATATCCAGTACGGGGAAACCGTACAAAGACCAATCATGATCGAATTGATCGGTTGGGTCTCGTCATAGCTCTTGCCGCCGATAAGAAGTGCAACCCAGGAGAATATAGAAGAGAACACCGAGAAGACAATCAGGTTGTTGAAGCAAAAGAAGTTGTAAAGGCTTCTCGCAACATGTCGTTCTCTGCTGGTCTTGCTTACGTCTCCTGCATTCATGCACAACTTGCGGAAGATTGATGGCAGGTAGAAGTAGAACAGCGTTGTGATAGCAGGTGCTGCGATACCTTGCACTAATGCCCACCAGCCGCGGTTTTGCTCCAGGTTCGTTTGAAAGGCCGGCCAAACTTTGCCCAGATTTGCCAAATTCGACAGGAAGACTGCAATCAAAATGTTCGGCACCACCCAGAAGATAGTCAAGAGTGTGATCCAGAAGCTGTTGAGGAAGTTTTGCCTCGATCGTTGCTTCTTAGACATCTTCAGGTTCTTCCAGATCAGATCGTTTGGCTTAGGCGCAAGTCGGATGATTGAACCTTGGGGTGCCTTGTTGCGTGCTGCATACGCCACGCTGTGCGCGGAAGGAATGTTTTCGTAGCTTGCGAAACCGTACGAAAGTGCATTGCGCTTGTCCACGGATCCTCGCACTTCTCGAATCTCGATCTCAAGCTCCTTGATGCGTCCAGTCAGATACTCGATAGCATCTACTCGTGATCCTTTCGGATAGGTTTTGTCTGCCTTGTGTGGTTTGCATTGTGGTCGCTTCGCGGGGAGTCGATCAGGATTCTTCAAATATTTTGCCAAATGCTCTTCCAACTCTTTCACTGTTTCCGTGTGCTCTTCCACCAGATCTGGTAGATCCTTGACATTGCGCGCGACGGCGGTACGTGGCATGTCGTGGGTCGCCTTGACCTCATCAGTCAATCTCGCAATGCCTTCGTCCGATCGGAACTGCTGTGGGATATCCGTAACCATGAGGGTCCTCGCGTGTAGACTACGCTGGTAATCTTGGCTGTTGAAGTATTCCCTGCGCATCTTTGCCACGTGCCTGTAGTTGAACCACAGGAAGTAGATGATAACTCCGTCAAAGAAGTACGCAGTCACAACATGCGCCCAGAATGTCTTCGTCTGTCCCCAGGAGTATTGCGGCGTCATTCTCAGGAAGAAGTTGACACCAGGCGGTGTCTTAGCCTTGCTTGCTCCCACCAGATTGGCCGGTATTATGATCGCACAGCCCAGCACCGCGATGATGGCGAATACGTTTCTCAACATGCGATTTACCCGCATGAACACGGCCGCATCTAATCCCACTCTTTCAACGATGTCTTGCTCTTTCGTTTTGATAAGCGGCGGAATCCAGGCAAAGAGGCCCTTTGGCACTGGCGGTGGAGCATGTTTGGCATCTGCGTATTTCGCTCGCGGGGCGTAGACAACACTGTTGTAAGGTCGAAGGAAACAGAAGAGTAGTGCGATGACCGCCGCGGTGACGAGCGAAAAGATCAAGGATGCTAATGTCGAGTCTGCTGAGAACTGCGAGTTTTCGATGGTCGTCAGAAACGAGTTTCCTTGTGCCATTGAGTGTGATGGAGAAATGACTTACAGAGGCTATGAACGGGTTTGAGATCAAACCCTCGAGCGTCTTTCCAACGTCGGCCTGCCGTGGTATGAGAGGGTCCCCCAGTCCCGATGTCATGATGAAAGTTCGAGTGTCGAACCCTGCTCCGGTACGTATTCCTTGCTATTGATCGTCCAGAGTAATCGCCTCAAAACAGCAAAGAAAGATGGCCCAAGTGTCGATCGGTGGTGGCCAACAAAGAAACCACACCACTCTCCGCCGAATGCCCTCGGCAAAGAAATAAGAACAGCAGTATCCACCAGTTCTCCCGCCGCTTGTGTAACGACTGTGTTGAAGAAAGGTGCTAAGAAGTAAGAAGCAGAAGAAGAAGTCGAGGATGCCAGGAAAATGCCTGCACGAGACAAGACTGCAGAGTCTCGAATACGAACCTGGACCCTGAGAGAGCCGTTTGTGTTTGAGGTATGCGCTCACAGGCAACAAAAGCGAACGAACGTGCTTGATGAAAGAACGTCGCCGTCTCTCTCCCGCATGAACCTCAAAGATACGTCCCTCTTCCGTTGGGACAAGATCTTGCAGCTTCCCCACGATGGTACCTCTCCCACACGCGAGCAGCTTCTTCGTCTCACCAGGTACCGGAGGACCGATGAGAATTCACATGCGCGATGATGCTGTTAGCCGCCGCGCGTCGTGTTGAGAAGCTGCTAGGTTCTATTTTGCCGAATTTCCCTGCGGCTTCACTTCCGCGGGGCAATCGATCGCTGTGAACAGTCCACTTGCCGCTCGTGGACGCTTCCATTCGATGCTTCGATGCTTCGATGCCAACGGTTGCTTCTGGCGTGGTTTGAGAGTGCCGTAGGCGTGTTCTGGAAGCGGTTATGGGATCCTGAGAGTTGTGTCTATGTCACTTGGGGACTTGGCATCGCAGTCGGAAAAGAAACAACCTCACCACGGGAGGGAAGGAGCGGATTGGGCAAAGGATTATGGCAGGAACGAGGCATGCGGTGTTTCAATTGGCTCGGTATCGTGTTGTTCAGGACAACATGCTGAACGTCGAGGTACAGGCATGGTATGGGAGTCTCGCGTGGCACTGGTCATACTGCTACTGTCCCGAGCATCTTCAGGTTGACAGAAACGACATCGCCATGTGAAGGAAGGAGCAGACTGAGCAGAGAGTACATGGCAAGAACGATGGTGTGTGATTCTTCAATTGGCCCGGTGTCATGTTGTCCCCGTGGCGATACGCTCAAAACGTCGACGTACCGCGTGCCGGCGTGGTATGGGAGTCTCGCGTGACACTGAAAATAGTACAGCTGTCCCGAGCCGTGTACACGATGGGCATTATCTCATGGGCTGCCGGACCTTCATCTCATCGAACAGACAGCGGAAAAGCAATACCGGTTGTCCTATATGAACAACGATCTGTAGTGGGATGGCTCACATGTTTCCATCCAAGCATGATGGCCGTCATCATGAAGCTCATTGGTCAGCAACGACAGGAACAGGAAATGGAAAGTGTCAAGCAAAGCATACTGCTTGTACTATAGTACACACACTACTCGCCGCTGCTGGCATTGCTGCAGAGAAAGTTCCGTTTGTTAGTTCCCCTTTGGTATCATACGCCCATCCTTGAGCAAGGGCGCAGCTGTCGTTACTGCAACGCTGCCGCATCCATCAAATCCGCATAACATGTTCGGGCCAGGTGTAGAGGACGACCGTGCCGATTCGGGGCAGGTCAGTCCATGAGAGTCGTTTCTTGTGTTTCGGTGCAAGTCGGAAAGAGTCTTCTACTCCTCGTCTTCCTCCTCGTCACCGCCCTGTGATCATGTTAGCGAGGTTGACAGTGCCTGTCATTGCGGTACTTACGGCAGTGTAGGCAGCCTTCTCCTCTTCGTAGCGCTTCTTGTCGGCGGCAGCCTTGGCCTCATATGGAGCCTTCTGCTTCTCGGAAAGGGCCTTCCATCTCTCGCCAAGTTGCTTACCAACCTCGCCTGAGAGACGTCAGTGTTGATCACGCTGCGCGATCATGCAACGACACATACCGAACTTGATGCCTGGGTTGTCGTCGCGAACCTTGTCACGTTGCTCGTTGGCGAAGAACATGTATGCTGAAAGACCACGCTTTGGCATGTTTGGGTCTGAGTGGAGCGTCAGCATCGATCGTGATCACATTGGAGTGAAATGATGACGAACCCTTCTTCTTCTTGCCGCCAGCCGACTTGTCAACGGCCTTCTTGGAGCCACGGGTGGTTGCCTTCTCCTTTGGCATGTTTGCGATTGGTGTCTGGATGGGTTACTGTGAGTCGCGTGTCAGCGGCGATGACAGAAATGGCAATGCGATGGAAAGATTTGCAGTGGTGTGTATGCGCCACGTTGATACATCAAGTGGAGCTCAATCAACGCGTTTGGCGCGTCGTGTTGGTGCATACACCTTCACCAGCTGAGCGCCGGGCGCAATAAACACAGCTTCGCGTCGTGAAGCTCTCGAAAGACATGCCAGAACGCGTCGACGTTGACTTACCAGGTGGTGGTGTGTTTTGGTGGTTGAGGTTTAGTGACTGTAGACGCGCGCTGTTAGCTGGTGATGCCCGTCGATTAAACATCGTTGAGATGAAATGTCGCTC
Encoded here:
- a CDS encoding Dehydrogenase, which produces MSNMSLYGSMRHGLEHATYRQLAIGVAGGAFVLWVLGKVLREVSHLLFPNVIPGEPNTPLLATPRPNKDSATAEDLKTTRRYDYIIIGGGTAGCVLANRLTEDPNTTVLVIEAGHSDLKQIFSRIPAGFGRLFSTAADWAFYTKKDTGCNDRQLFWPRGKMLGGCSAINAMIYNKGAAEDYDEWERLGNKGWGWYNVEEYSRKAEGFQQSPRSKLSAEDLVDHGRSGPWQTGYCIMAPLCGVFLDACEAVGIPKIADFNSRKGMLGASQFQTFIDSKGQRSSTAVAYLTKDVASRSNLSIATGQIVTKIVFDKSGAKPRAVGIEMGSSKASPIRYVVKARKEVILSAGAVQSPQILKLSGIGPAAELKQHNIPLIKDLLGVGTNLADHLCGIMVFESREKSLQYLVDTVKGIPPLIEWLRHGTGPMTTNVGEAGCFLNVAQRPDCPPSLQHNDLSSHPNAPDLELLVGALAYINHGKTLAPATKDYFSIGPIMLRPESRGSITLASSSPFDAPIIDANYLATQHDRDMMTYGMKLARDVAASAPFKQAFGSWYCPKNVEKMSDNELLETVRDHGETIYHPMCTNKMGNVEDETAVVDAELKVHGVEGLRVVDASVFPMPVACHPCAPVVMVAERAADLVKGRGTIKEIP
- a CDS encoding Ecp29, producing the protein MAGFLATALLLAANLATVHGNYCTFYSDDKCTSQVGSVNYEAGNENCLFNSGHFIDCDIKGINYGIEQYPRHQCGGNPKGYFGFDGTCTDIAAIASREYQYKLYISGITTRATSGGVNKTEGTLPFPVDEPPEPQAQSSLNYVEGLTAKDKAALEKRADTCEARIEFYYGNECKGPAAVFDEQVPVLGPKDSNYMSPCHNDGLYGRYVTKRSTCDVVLWDGDNCTGKPQDLFTEPLGCRVVHGEDYTVRSWQWRCDVDACNDQFGT
- a CDS encoding Non-histone chromosomal protein 6; the protein is MPKEKATTRGSKKAVDKSAGGKKKKDPNMPKRGLSAYMFFANEQRDKVRDDNPGIKFGEVGKQLGERWKALSEKQKAPYEAKAAADKKRYEEEKAAYTAGGDEEEDEE